Below is a window of Ananas comosus cultivar F153 linkage group 9, ASM154086v1, whole genome shotgun sequence DNA.
TAGTGCagtccatttttaaaattaaacaaaaagatCATAACTCAATTGATACTAGTATTGAAATATGAGATAATATAACTGGTCGACaaatgtaatttattttatataaataaatgtacaAACAGGGGTGCATTTGGAAACAATAATCTATATACTTCAAGAAAAACAAGCAGTACCTTGCTGTCCTATTAATAATTTACAGTTGCTCTTATAGCATCCAGGATCTGCAAGGTAGATTGTAACTTTGATTAGTGTTACATGTTTAAAAAGCTGGAGCGGATGCGAATCAATGGTAGCAGCTTACCTTGTTCTTTGTGGGCATATAAAAGGGCTCAAAAACAAGAGGAAACGGTGTGTCGAGGCCGCATATTCTGGCTACAGGAGCTTCCAGCTGCAAGAATCACAGTGAATTTTCtgattagaattatatataatgtattcaAAGAAGGGGAACCAAAAGAAGAGCACAATCTCAGAGGCTTTATTTAACAATCTTTGTTCAACACCAATGATTTGTAACAAAAGCAACAAACTAATAAATCTTCTAAAGCATCTCTTTGTCAATGAATCACGCACCTTCTATTATCTTAGAACCATTCACATTTTGATACATATGAGGTTGATAGAAATGTTTTTTGTTGAAAAGGGCACATTAACTGCAAAcaagtttattttctattttaaaagaaTCTTGTACATTGTCTCAAACAAAGGTTTCTCAGTCCAAGTTTATAACAATTGTTTATTAGCAATTTGGCAGTTTCAATAGAATGACTATGACAATGAAAAGCAATAGTAAATGCATATCTGTCCTCAATCTTAAAAGCAGCAGggaatttgctttttttttttccttcaaagaGCATTTCGAATTCTCTCAAACGTTTATATTCCATGGAATCCAAAACTACTCATGTTGTATTACTGGACTAGTATCTGCTTTGTTCAACCAATGATAACTTGTTTACCTACTATCAGATCATTGAAAAAGTCTAAAATGTGACAATCACATAAGGTGACTTGGTGTCTCCAACTAATCAAATTGCTTCCATGAGATTCACCCATCCCAtcatgatttaaaaaaatatttttattgtacctTTTTTCTCACAAAAAGAGATGTGATTGGCTGAATATAGATGATGTGCTATAGCTGCTACACTATAGACTTCCTCTAGGTCATTCTTCTCCTTGGTCATCCGAAGTGAGTAACATAAAACAATAAATGCAATTAATCTTGTAAAATTGCCTTTGTCTAACTACTAAATATAAAAGTTTACTCTCAGGAAGCAGCGTTCAATGATTGAAGCAGATATTTCAGCACCAAATCCTCCAGTCACTGGAGCTTCATGACTAACCTGCCAATCCATagaacaaatttaaatatgatgttATATGCAAAATGCCATGGTAACTGAAAGAACTGAAAATAAGCCGCTGATCTTACAATAAGTCGTCCTGTCTTTTTAACAGAGGCTTCTACTGTTTCCTTATCCCACGGAATCAATGTTTTTAGGTCTATGAGTTCACATGAAATCCCCTCCTGCAATTTAATCTCATTAATTCACCTCAGAACTAACTCGTGGAGTACATAAAGTAATAAATGCTATAAAGTAGAACGCAAGATATAACGAGCGGAAATATAGTGCAGAAAGAAGATATTTAAGACCACTTGAATTGGGCGGAACCGATAACCATAGATATAAATATACCAACTAGAAATCACAATCAAAATTCTCGAATAAACAGCAGTATGCGAGCTTATACCTGGATAAAACCTACGAAACCAAATCGATGCTTAATCCAAGTTGTGaaatattaattagatgtaCTCTAAACATATTTTGTGATTCCATTAAGATGTAAATGTATCAATAATTTTACTTATCTTAGAGCATAAAAGGTCTATCGTTCAACTTGCAATTCCAACATATGCAAAATCTCAATCAAATTTGAGTAGGTCTCAAcacaataaaactaaaaatgaaTCAGCTTGCAAAGAACATGAGTAAACAAAATTGCAGCCCAACGGAGTGCAAGTTCCAGCACTTAAAAGAGTGAGATCTGAAGGTTCTGGCTATTACGTTGATAGGTGAAAGAATATGGGATGACATCTGAGGAACTAAAAGTAGTAGATACTGTAAATATTGGTTCATAAACTATGCAGAATAACGGCAGGTGATATTAAGCAATCTTTCTCTTATATGTGAATTTGTGGCATGAAAATTGCCTCTCAACATAGGGAAGAAAAGCTGCATGAACTTCTTTGTTCTTGGAATGTCCAGTAGTGGGAGCGACATGCATCAAAACAAGTGTActccatttttatatttttcaatagaTATCAGCCCAACCGTAGAGAGCCAACCTTTGCAGCCTCCTCACAGGCTTGTTCCAAAATTGAGAGCTGCGCCCCCCATCCAACAAGTGTTATGTCACTTCCTTTACGGATCACCTGGTGAGAGATGATATATAACTTAGGTTTCTCGGAAACCAAGTATCaagtaataaaaagaaaatgcttACCTCTGCCTCAGATAAAGGTAACATGTAATCCTCTTCAGGAACCTCTTCAACAGCCAATCGGTACAACCACTgaagaaataaaaacaacaagTTTTACCGCAAGAGAATCTATAGATTGAGCATGGGCTTTTTCTGAAAGGGAATATGTTAACTCAGCATGCTGCTAACTTtcttaatataaatattagtagcATGGCTAGCAGTTCTCTTACATTGGAACATAATACAGCAGGAAATACATTGAAGCGCATTAACTTTCTTATTATAAATATGCTGCTAATTAACCTTACTTTCTATTTACGCTTATGAAGTAATATTCTGTTATACATTATGCgaacaaaatgataaatttcTGCTCATGAGATATAAGTGGAAATCATAGAGGATATATCTACCTTTGGTTCGAAGAAAATGACTGGATTTGGATCTCGAATGCTGGCCAATAACAACCCCTTGGCTTGGCGAGGACTTCGTGGAATCACCAcctataaaaatagtttaaagactaagaagagaaaaataaaaatcaacttTATTCTTTCTTGGTCACACAAGGCGCTAATTGAGGTACATCTCTGTAGCCATACGGATGGTTTCTTTTTAACTGGACAATGCATCTCAGGTTATGAAAGAGAATCACAAGGTATAACAGTTCAAGCAGATAATATGTAGAAGAAAAGGAGCGCAACCTTAAGGCCAGGAACATGACAAAAGAAAGATTCCGGTGACTGCGAATGATAATGACCGCCATGCCCAACAGCTCCATAAGGAGATCTGATTGTTAATCCTGGTAGAAGAATAATTCATCTATCAAATGTCCTTTAATAGAGCTCCCAGTCAAGTTAAGCATGTTGTTTTAAACCCCTACCTCCACAATTAAACTGATTCCCGCTTCGGTATCTGAATTTAGCTGCTTCATTGACAATCTACAATGAAATGTGTTTTAATTTACAGCATAATTCAAAGTGCTTATAAATGGAAgtgatgaaaaagaaaaatgaggtGGCAACATTTCATATCACAAAAATCATGCCTGATCAAAAGCAGGATAAATATAATCGGCAAACTGAATTTCTGCAATAGCTCGATTATCCTGCACAAACAAGGACAGAGAGAAATGAAAACGCTTAGAATTATATAAACATAACAACAAAGCATAAGACTATGTAACCATTAATATGATAGTAGTAAAGGAATATAAAAAGTATACAA
It encodes the following:
- the LOC109715098 gene encoding 2-oxoisovalerate dehydrogenase subunit beta 1, mitochondrial, which gives rise to MSTIFRVLGRRVSIGKRSFSTSGEAEKLPREGKNLVNLFTAINQALHIALETDPRAYVFGEDVSFGGVFRCTTGLADRFGRDRVFNTPLCEQGIAGFAIGLAAMDNRAIAEIQFADYIYPAFDQIVNEAAKFRYRSGNQFNCGGLTIRSPYGAVGHGGHYHSQSPESFFCHVPGLKVVIPRSPRQAKGLLLASIRDPNPVIFFEPKWLYRLAVEEVPEEDYMLPLSEAEVIRKGSDITLVGWGAQLSILEQACEEAAKEGISCELIDLKTLIPWDKETVEASVKKTGRLIVSHEAPVTGGFGAEISASIIERCFLRLEAPVARICGLDTPFPLVFEPFYMPTKNKILDAIRATVNY